GTTGGGACGCTGTTGATGCAAGGCAAAATTTTGGTTATTACGATCGTATATTACTTTTGGATACTGGGATAGTACCTATCGATGACATGACTCTGCTTGAATTTTATGACTATGCCCAAGTACCCGTGGAAACTATGGCAGTGGACCTGGACAATTTGCGCAGACTATTAAAACAACTATTGAATGGGTGAAAAATTATGTCTAAAATCAAGTGTATGAAAGAGTTAGCCCTGTTTGCCACTCTTAATTTTATCGAGCAGGAAAAAATCGGTGCGCTGGCCGGGAAAAAAGTCTACCGTAAAAATGAAATAATTTTTCGAGACGGGGAAATCGCACATACCATTTACCTGATCAAATACGGACGAATCAGGCTTTTCAAAGTTTCGGAAAGCGGCAAAGAAATTACCCTTGATATCCTTAAAGAAGATGATATTTTCGGTGAAAATACTTTTTTTGAAGAAAATGCCTGCCATTCTATGAATGCTCAGGCAATGGAAGACACCTTCATTTGCTCCTGCAATAAAGAACACTTCGCCATTTTACTGCAAAACCCGCAAACCGCC
This genomic interval from Desulfoscipio sp. XC116 contains the following:
- a CDS encoding Crp/Fnr family transcriptional regulator, producing MSKIKCMKELALFATLNFIEQEKIGALAGKKVYRKNEIIFRDGEIAHTIYLIKYGRIRLFKVSESGKEITLDILKEDDIFGENTFFEENACHSMNAQAMEDTFICSCNKEHFAILLQNPQTALKIIQLLGGKLNNYTAKVAGIAFQDVKGRISAMLLRLAGEYGKPSPEGTVIDINLTHQDTASLVSASRVMVTNVLGDLKQDGAITTKGHQFILINRDKLTNAIEAV